In Arthrobacter sp. B3I4, the following proteins share a genomic window:
- a CDS encoding S8 family serine peptidase, which yields MNTFVCTFFRQARKTLVAPGQRGSAPEPGYPAPGRPARGRFLAGLAAAALAVGGGISAAAPAAAGQDQDYIVVLKDGTGDAGAIAAAHRGKFGVTASTVYRDAVSGYAGKMTASQASKLATDPSVDFVTVDRHFHEPPESETPSTQIAPLWWQRIGGDPDEAMRAAHVHPGTDDGPGVNVAVIDSGVDATHPDLNVKGGIDCSSGQPVKVATPIDVMGHGTAVAGIIGARNNGSGIIGAAPGTPLWSVRVMADSGTISEASLICAIDWVTSTRRDKDRSNDIDVANMSIGGGGSDTANCGKGTDPLHYAICRSVRAGVAYTVAAGNAASDFAGTVPAAYQEVLTATAMGDFDGRPGGLAPSICNQLDMGALGQRDDQPAFFSNFAVNAQDRRHTVAAPGVCVLSTVPGGYGVNHGTSFASPAVAGAVALCISHETCHGSGADVTEQFLELTKSYNQRHPDFGFEGDPLRPAGSKYYGYLTQITRY from the coding sequence ATGAACACATTTGTCTGCACATTCTTCCGCCAGGCGCGAAAGACATTGGTGGCCCCAGGCCAGCGCGGTTCCGCGCCGGAGCCTGGTTATCCGGCGCCGGGCCGCCCCGCACGAGGGCGCTTCCTGGCGGGGCTGGCCGCCGCCGCGCTGGCCGTGGGTGGCGGAATTTCGGCAGCAGCACCGGCCGCGGCCGGGCAGGATCAGGACTACATCGTGGTGCTCAAGGACGGCACCGGCGACGCCGGGGCTATTGCTGCGGCGCACCGGGGGAAGTTCGGCGTCACGGCTTCCACGGTGTACCGGGACGCGGTCAGCGGTTACGCCGGGAAAATGACCGCCTCCCAGGCCAGCAAGCTTGCAACCGATCCGAGCGTCGATTTCGTCACCGTCGACCGACACTTCCACGAGCCGCCGGAGTCAGAGACGCCTTCCACCCAGATCGCCCCGTTGTGGTGGCAGCGCATCGGCGGGGACCCGGACGAGGCCATGAGGGCCGCCCACGTTCACCCGGGGACCGACGACGGACCCGGCGTCAATGTTGCCGTTATTGACAGCGGCGTAGACGCCACCCACCCGGACCTCAACGTCAAAGGTGGCATCGACTGCTCCTCCGGCCAACCCGTCAAAGTGGCCACCCCCATTGATGTCATGGGGCACGGGACGGCCGTGGCCGGAATCATCGGGGCCCGCAACAACGGCTCCGGCATCATCGGCGCGGCGCCCGGGACGCCGCTCTGGTCGGTGCGGGTCATGGCCGACTCCGGCACCATCAGTGAGGCAAGCCTGATCTGCGCCATTGACTGGGTCACCTCGACCCGCCGGGACAAGGACCGGAGCAATGACATTGACGTTGCCAACATGAGCATCGGCGGCGGCGGTTCCGACACGGCCAACTGCGGCAAGGGCACCGACCCGCTGCATTACGCAATCTGCCGTTCCGTCCGGGCCGGAGTGGCGTACACGGTGGCGGCCGGCAATGCCGCCTCCGACTTCGCCGGGACGGTGCCGGCCGCCTATCAGGAAGTTCTGACGGCCACGGCTATGGGCGATTTTGACGGCCGCCCGGGAGGCCTCGCCCCGAGCATCTGCAACCAGCTCGACATGGGCGCCCTCGGGCAGCGGGACGACCAGCCGGCGTTTTTCTCCAACTTCGCCGTCAACGCCCAGGACCGGCGGCATACCGTCGCAGCTCCGGGGGTGTGCGTCCTGTCCACGGTCCCCGGCGGTTACGGCGTGAACCACGGCACCAGCTTCGCCAGCCCAGCGGTGGCAGGAGCCGTCGCCCTGTGCATCAGCCATGAAACCTGCCACGGCTCGGGCGCTGACGTCACCGAGCAGTTCCTCGAGCTCACCAAGTCCTACAACCAGCGGCACCCGGACTTCGGCTTCGAAGGGGATCCGCTGCGCCCGGCAGGTTCGAAGTACTACGGCTACCTGACCCAGATCACCCGGTATTAG
- a CDS encoding carboxyl transferase domain-containing protein, translating into MRRLDAAGLIAAVLDPGSFRSWDKPVTDADPDPGYRAELAAAREKSGVDESVLTGEGLIRGRRVAVIVSEFRFLAGSIGAAAAERIVSAVERATAEGLPLLAGPASGGTRMQEGTLAFLSMVKITAAVRAHRQAGLPYLVYLRHPTTGGVMASWGSLGHITVAEPGALLGFLGPRVYEALYGTPFPENVQVAENLFDKGLVDAVVSAEQLPDVVNRALDILLAGAPAPVAAPATLAVGPAEAGAWASIEISRNPRRPDLRQLLAYGARDVLPLNGTGQGEKDPGLLLALARFGERSCVVLGHTRPRPSQQTAMGPASLREARRGMRLAEELGLPLLTVIDTGGAALSKEAEEGGLAGEIARSLHDLIGLGSPSVSVLLGQGAGGGALALLPADRTVAAQHAWLSPLPPEGASAIVHRSTEFAPAMSAAQGVNVAALHANGLVDHIIDERPDAALEAKAFCQRMGQAIEYELSLVAAAGLDELLPRRLEKYRNLGGGPPG; encoded by the coding sequence ATGCGGCGTCTTGATGCCGCGGGCCTGATAGCAGCCGTGCTCGACCCCGGCTCCTTCCGGAGTTGGGACAAGCCGGTGACGGACGCGGATCCCGACCCCGGCTACCGGGCCGAGTTGGCAGCGGCGCGGGAAAAGTCCGGCGTCGATGAGTCCGTCCTGACCGGGGAAGGGCTGATCCGCGGGCGGCGGGTCGCCGTGATCGTCAGTGAGTTCCGGTTCCTTGCCGGCTCAATCGGGGCCGCCGCTGCGGAAAGAATTGTCAGCGCAGTTGAGCGGGCCACGGCCGAGGGCCTGCCCCTGCTGGCCGGTCCCGCGTCGGGCGGTACCCGGATGCAGGAAGGGACCCTCGCGTTTCTGTCCATGGTCAAGATCACCGCAGCGGTCCGCGCCCACCGGCAGGCCGGACTCCCCTACCTGGTGTACCTGCGCCACCCCACCACCGGCGGCGTAATGGCATCGTGGGGGTCCCTTGGGCACATCACAGTGGCGGAACCGGGCGCGCTGCTGGGCTTCCTGGGTCCCCGGGTATATGAGGCCTTGTACGGCACGCCTTTCCCGGAAAACGTCCAGGTGGCGGAAAACCTGTTCGACAAAGGCCTTGTGGACGCAGTGGTTTCCGCGGAGCAGCTGCCCGACGTCGTGAACCGTGCGCTGGATATCTTGCTCGCGGGCGCACCCGCCCCGGTAGCCGCTCCGGCCACGCTGGCAGTCGGGCCGGCGGAGGCCGGCGCGTGGGCGTCGATCGAGATTTCACGCAACCCGCGCCGGCCGGACCTCCGCCAGCTTCTGGCGTACGGGGCACGGGACGTCCTGCCTTTGAACGGCACCGGCCAGGGTGAGAAGGACCCTGGCTTGCTGCTGGCCCTGGCCAGGTTCGGCGAGAGGTCCTGCGTTGTGCTCGGCCACACCCGGCCGAGGCCGTCGCAGCAGACCGCCATGGGCCCGGCCTCGCTGCGCGAGGCACGGCGCGGCATGCGGCTTGCGGAGGAACTCGGCCTGCCCCTGCTGACAGTCATCGACACCGGCGGGGCGGCCCTGTCCAAGGAGGCGGAGGAAGGCGGTCTTGCCGGCGAAATCGCACGGTCCCTCCACGACCTGATCGGTCTGGGTTCGCCCTCGGTTTCGGTGCTGCTGGGCCAGGGAGCCGGTGGCGGGGCTCTTGCCCTGCTTCCGGCCGACCGGACAGTGGCCGCGCAGCATGCGTGGCTCTCCCCGCTCCCGCCGGAGGGTGCCAGCGCGATTGTGCACCGCAGTACCGAATTCGCGCCCGCCATGTCCGCGGCGCAGGGCGTCAACGTGGCAGCGCTGCACGCCAATGGACTGGTCGACCACATCATTGATGAACGTCCCGACGCTGCACTGGAAGCCAAAGCCTTCTGCCAGCGGATGGGACAGGCAATCGAATACGAGCTGTCCCTGGTCGCGGCCGCGGGCCTGGACGAACTGCTTCCGCGCCGGCTCGAAAAGTACCGGAACCTGGGCGGAGGGCCCCCGGGTTAG
- a CDS encoding CaiB/BaiF CoA-transferase family protein, with translation MSNETDRTTEGPLSGYLVVDLSRALAGPHAGMMLGDLGARVIKVENPGSGDDTRGWGPPFVGPEDDPQATYFLSCNRNKESIALDLKSDDGRQVLRELLERADVVVENFRPGVLDRLGFSTADMHALNPRLVILSITGFGHDGPEAKRSGYDQILQGEAGLMSLTGSGPDDPQRVGVPIADLLSGMYGAFGTLAALLQRERTGTGQVVRTSLLSALIGVHAFQGTRQTVAGEVPRAQGNHHPSIAPYGLFHCRQGSVQISVGSEKLWNSFAAAFGIDTSRPEFATNADRVRNRDKVIEAVEHAFAEYEAEPLLAKLNEAGIPAGKVRTLDEVYAWEQVRSQGLVVDVDHKVLGNISLPGPPLRFFSTGDVQETTLTSHSAPPLLNQDGDQIRRWLETATAPDSAADAPSQAGS, from the coding sequence ATGAGCAACGAAACCGACCGCACCACCGAAGGCCCGCTGTCCGGGTACCTCGTCGTGGACCTCAGCCGGGCCCTCGCCGGCCCGCACGCCGGCATGATGCTCGGAGACCTCGGCGCCCGCGTCATTAAGGTCGAGAACCCCGGAAGCGGCGACGACACCCGCGGCTGGGGCCCGCCCTTTGTGGGTCCTGAGGACGACCCGCAGGCTACGTACTTCCTGTCCTGCAACCGGAACAAGGAATCCATCGCGCTGGACCTGAAGAGCGACGACGGCCGGCAGGTTCTGCGGGAACTGCTGGAGAGGGCCGACGTCGTGGTGGAAAACTTCCGCCCCGGTGTCCTGGACCGGCTCGGTTTCTCGACGGCGGACATGCATGCGTTGAACCCACGGCTGGTGATCCTGTCCATCACCGGGTTCGGACACGACGGACCGGAAGCAAAGCGCAGCGGCTACGACCAGATCCTCCAGGGGGAGGCCGGCCTGATGTCCCTCACCGGCTCCGGGCCGGATGACCCGCAGCGCGTCGGGGTGCCGATCGCGGATCTTCTCTCCGGAATGTACGGCGCGTTCGGCACCCTCGCCGCGCTGCTGCAGCGCGAAAGGACCGGCACCGGCCAGGTGGTCCGGACCTCGCTGCTGTCGGCACTGATCGGGGTCCACGCGTTTCAGGGCACCCGGCAGACCGTGGCCGGCGAAGTACCGAGGGCACAGGGCAACCACCACCCTTCCATCGCCCCCTACGGCCTGTTCCACTGCCGGCAGGGCAGTGTCCAGATCAGCGTCGGCAGCGAAAAGCTCTGGAACAGTTTCGCGGCGGCATTCGGAATCGACACGAGCCGGCCGGAATTTGCCACCAACGCCGACCGGGTCCGTAACCGTGACAAGGTCATCGAGGCCGTGGAACACGCTTTCGCCGAGTACGAAGCCGAGCCGCTGCTCGCCAAGCTGAACGAAGCCGGCATTCCGGCAGGCAAGGTCAGGACCCTGGACGAGGTCTACGCCTGGGAGCAGGTCCGCTCCCAGGGGCTCGTCGTCGACGTCGATCACAAGGTGCTGGGAAACATCAGCCTGCCCGGTCCGCCGCTGCGTTTCTTCAGCACCGGCGATGTGCAGGAGACCACCCTGACCTCACACAGCGCACCGCCGCTGCTGAACCAGGACGGGGACCAGATCCGGCGCTGGCTGGAGACCGCCACTGCTCCAGATTCAGCGGCGGATGCGCCGTCCCAGGCCGGTAGTTGA
- a CDS encoding SLC13 family permease has product MSAPVLSIIILAVMFLLATVLPLNMGALAFVGAFLLGSVFLGMSTTEILANFPGGLFLTIVGVTYLFAIAQNNGTIDLLVRAAVRMVGNRVALIPWVMFAITALITAVGALSPAAVAIIAPIALSFAAKHKINPLMMGMMVIHGAQAGGFSPIAVYGVTVNGIIAKTELAASPMAIFLASFFFNLVVALVLFVVLGGNKLLSSKTGRFIEQAAETRMNVSVGARAAGVTLQGSGSDISPASVSAKGSAGGTSAAGSSAVDGAAAAASNGARATLPQLVTIVGLIALAVISLGFKVDVGFVSITIAIILALVSPEAQKGAVNKISWSTVLLICGMLTFVGVLEEAGTIKFVSSGVSNLGMPLLAALLICYIGGIVSAFASSTAILAALIPLAVPFLASGDIGAVGVIAALAVSSTIVDVSPFSTNGALVLANAPENLDKDKFYKQILAYSGIVVAAGPAVAWLIMVVPGWM; this is encoded by the coding sequence ATGTCCGCTCCCGTGCTTTCCATCATCATTCTGGCGGTGATGTTCCTGCTGGCCACGGTGCTGCCCCTCAACATGGGCGCGCTGGCCTTCGTCGGCGCGTTCCTGCTCGGCTCGGTCTTTCTCGGCATGTCCACCACGGAGATCCTCGCGAATTTCCCCGGTGGGCTCTTTCTGACAATCGTCGGTGTCACGTACCTCTTTGCCATCGCGCAAAACAACGGCACCATCGACCTGCTGGTCCGGGCAGCGGTGCGGATGGTGGGCAACAGGGTGGCCCTCATTCCGTGGGTGATGTTCGCCATCACCGCTCTGATCACGGCCGTGGGCGCACTCTCGCCGGCCGCCGTCGCCATCATTGCGCCGATCGCCCTCAGCTTCGCCGCGAAGCACAAGATCAACCCGCTCATGATGGGCATGATGGTCATTCACGGCGCCCAGGCCGGCGGCTTCTCCCCGATCGCCGTCTACGGTGTCACGGTCAACGGCATCATCGCCAAAACAGAACTCGCAGCCAGCCCGATGGCGATCTTCCTGGCGAGCTTCTTCTTCAACCTCGTCGTGGCACTCGTGCTGTTCGTTGTTCTCGGCGGCAACAAGCTGCTCTCCTCCAAGACCGGCCGGTTCATCGAGCAGGCGGCGGAGACCCGCATGAACGTCAGCGTCGGCGCACGCGCAGCCGGCGTCACCCTGCAGGGCTCCGGTTCCGATATCTCCCCCGCCAGTGTGTCGGCCAAGGGCAGCGCCGGGGGCACTTCCGCTGCCGGTTCCTCCGCTGTCGACGGCGCTGCCGCAGCCGCCTCCAACGGCGCCCGGGCGACCCTGCCGCAGCTGGTCACCATCGTTGGCCTCATTGCACTGGCCGTCATCTCGCTCGGTTTCAAGGTCGACGTCGGCTTCGTCTCCATCACGATCGCCATCATCCTCGCCCTGGTCTCCCCCGAGGCCCAAAAGGGAGCCGTCAACAAGATCAGCTGGTCCACCGTCCTGCTCATCTGCGGCATGCTCACCTTTGTCGGTGTCCTTGAGGAGGCCGGAACCATCAAGTTCGTCTCCAGCGGCGTCTCCAACCTCGGCATGCCCCTGCTGGCTGCACTGCTGATCTGCTACATCGGCGGCATCGTGTCGGCGTTCGCGTCCTCCACCGCCATCCTCGCGGCCCTCATTCCGCTGGCGGTTCCGTTCCTGGCCAGTGGCGACATCGGCGCCGTCGGTGTGATCGCAGCCCTCGCCGTTTCGTCCACGATTGTTGACGTCTCACCCTTCTCCACGAACGGCGCCCTGGTGCTGGCCAACGCGCCGGAAAACCTGGACAAGGATAAGTTCTACAAGCAGATTCTCGCCTACAGCGGCATCGTCGTGGCCGCTGGTCCGGCCGTCGCCTGGCTCATCATGGTCGTCCCCGGCTGGATGTAA
- a CDS encoding FadR/GntR family transcriptional regulator, whose amino-acid sequence MAKKSEGPEIGRVSRPRLYEQLVAQLLEFIEAADLGPGDLLPAERDLAERLGVSRATLAQALVALEVLGVIDVQHGTGAVLVYRPNVPAVIKGLREHRSRLPEIVEARSTLEVKLAELAAARRTDQDMRAIDAAIAVMTEEVAAGSKGARGDELFHQAVTAAAHSAVLGQLMAFIAEMILETRLESLGQPGRPEQSIASHRKIAEAIRSQDGAGAAAAMMAHIELVSDVELLR is encoded by the coding sequence ATGGCAAAGAAGTCAGAGGGTCCGGAGATCGGCCGGGTGTCCAGGCCGCGGCTCTACGAACAGCTTGTGGCCCAACTTCTCGAGTTCATCGAGGCAGCGGACCTTGGACCCGGCGACCTACTGCCGGCGGAGCGGGACCTGGCCGAACGGCTCGGCGTTTCCCGCGCGACGCTGGCGCAGGCGCTGGTAGCGCTCGAAGTGCTCGGGGTCATTGACGTCCAGCACGGCACGGGTGCGGTGCTGGTCTACCGTCCGAATGTCCCCGCAGTGATCAAGGGACTCCGGGAACACCGAAGCCGGCTTCCTGAGATTGTTGAAGCCCGGAGCACCCTGGAGGTCAAGCTCGCCGAACTGGCGGCCGCCCGGCGCACTGACCAGGACATGCGGGCGATCGACGCGGCCATCGCCGTGATGACGGAGGAAGTGGCGGCCGGTTCCAAGGGGGCGCGCGGCGATGAGCTGTTCCATCAGGCGGTCACGGCGGCGGCCCACTCAGCGGTGCTGGGTCAACTCATGGCATTCATCGCCGAAATGATCCTGGAGACCCGGCTCGAATCATTGGGGCAGCCCGGGCGGCCTGAACAGTCGATCGCTTCGCACCGCAAGATCGCGGAGGCGATCCGCTCGCAGGACGGCGCCGGTGCGGCCGCGGCCATGATGGCCCACATCGAGCTGGTGTCCGACGTCGAGCTGCTCAGATAG
- a CDS encoding DUF2630 family protein, whose protein sequence is MDERDILQRITTLVDEERELRERGESASPDHDHVPDRIRLQQLEEDLDQCWDLLRQRRAKKQYGENPDDAEARPVSQVEDYKN, encoded by the coding sequence ATGGACGAACGGGACATCCTGCAGCGCATCACCACCCTGGTGGACGAGGAACGAGAGCTCCGCGAGCGCGGCGAGTCTGCGAGCCCGGACCACGACCATGTCCCGGACCGGATTCGACTCCAGCAGCTCGAGGAGGACCTCGACCAGTGCTGGGACCTGTTGCGGCAGCGGCGGGCCAAGAAGCAGTACGGTGAGAATCCGGACGATGCCGAAGCCCGGCCCGTTTCGCAGGTGGAGGACTACAAGAACTGA
- a CDS encoding type 1 glutamine amidotransferase domain-containing protein: protein MSEHNISGKKVAFLLTDGVEQVELTSPWNAVKEAGGVPTLVAPKSGKLQGYDGTDKGETFDVDLTVDQANASDFHALVIPGGVVNADHLRVDKGAQAFARSFFEQHKPVASICHGPWLLIDAGVVSGRSLTSYHTLQTDLKNAGANWSDEEVVVDQGLVTSRNPDDLPAFNDKLLEEIAEGEHAGQTA, encoded by the coding sequence ATGTCGGAGCACAACATTTCAGGCAAGAAAGTCGCGTTTCTACTGACGGACGGCGTTGAGCAGGTCGAGTTGACCAGTCCGTGGAACGCGGTCAAGGAAGCCGGCGGCGTGCCGACCCTCGTTGCCCCCAAGAGCGGGAAGCTGCAGGGCTATGACGGCACGGACAAGGGCGAGACTTTCGACGTCGATCTGACTGTGGACCAGGCGAACGCCTCCGACTTCCACGCTCTGGTGATCCCGGGCGGTGTCGTGAACGCGGACCACCTCCGCGTCGACAAGGGCGCCCAGGCCTTCGCCCGCAGCTTCTTTGAGCAGCACAAGCCGGTGGCTTCGATCTGCCACGGGCCGTGGCTGCTGATCGATGCCGGCGTGGTGAGCGGCCGCAGCCTCACTTCCTACCACACGCTCCAGACAGACCTGAAGAACGCCGGCGCCAACTGGTCGGACGAGGAAGTGGTTGTTGACCAGGGCCTCGTGACGAGCCGCAACCCGGACGACCTGCCGGCGTTCAACGACAAGCTGCTGGAAGAAATCGCCGAAGGCGAGCACGCCGGGCAGACCGCTTAG
- a CDS encoding VOC family protein — MTTLNPYLGFRDNAKDAMTFYQSVFGGELNMSTFAEFNASDDPAEQDKIMHAMLTGEKGFVLMGADTPNSMDFTPGNNFSVSLSGADEAELRAYWDKLSDGGTVTMPLEKAPWGDTFGMCKDKFGVDWLVNIAPATA, encoded by the coding sequence ATGACCACCCTTAACCCGTACCTTGGCTTTCGCGACAACGCCAAGGACGCCATGACCTTCTACCAGTCTGTGTTCGGCGGCGAGCTGAACATGAGCACGTTTGCCGAGTTCAACGCCAGCGATGATCCCGCCGAGCAGGACAAGATCATGCACGCGATGCTGACCGGGGAGAAGGGTTTCGTGCTGATGGGGGCGGACACGCCCAACAGCATGGATTTCACACCCGGAAACAACTTCTCGGTGTCCCTCAGCGGCGCCGACGAGGCGGAGCTGCGCGCCTACTGGGACAAGCTGTCCGACGGCGGCACGGTGACCATGCCGCTGGAGAAAGCCCCGTGGGGCGACACCTTCGGCATGTGCAAGGACAAGTTCGGGGTGGACTGGCTGGTTAACATCGCGCCCGCCACGGCGTAG
- a CDS encoding cupin domain-containing protein — protein MNQDPVATNPELYRVVFENERVRVLEYLDRPGDKTVTHSHPDSVMVTLSSFRRRLSADGREVDVELPAGLARWLPAQSHSGENTGDADTHAIFVELKEPSPDSTSAPDALGPASG, from the coding sequence ATGAACCAGGATCCGGTGGCGACAAACCCCGAATTGTACCGGGTGGTGTTTGAAAACGAACGCGTGCGGGTGTTGGAGTACCTGGACCGCCCAGGGGATAAAACCGTGACGCACTCGCACCCGGACAGCGTGATGGTCACCCTGAGCAGTTTCCGCCGGCGACTCTCAGCCGACGGCCGGGAGGTCGACGTCGAGCTTCCCGCCGGGCTGGCTCGCTGGTTGCCCGCGCAGTCCCATTCCGGCGAAAATACCGGCGACGCCGACACGCACGCGATTTTCGTTGAGCTCAAGGAACCAAGCCCGGACTCGACCAGCGCTCCTGATGCACTGGGACCTGCGTCTGGCTGA
- a CDS encoding alpha/beta fold hydrolase — translation MRSTRTKPERIVVEAAGHVGHVFASRRPAAVASAAPAVVLVHGIGVSHRYLQRLHRHLAASVDTYSIDLPGFAATPTPAHTLSVAEHATYILGALEQLGVLEFVFVGHSMGTQFAIEAALQQPHRIPHVVLMGPVVNDERRTVAQQALSLGRDCLFFESPSSNALVLTDYLRCGLVWYLKNLRLMLNYRIEDRIRGVTSPILVVRGEHDPVATANWCHRLAARAADARCLEIEGTGHVVQHNRAVEVAQTILAFAGVGAPGSAAEEYTS, via the coding sequence ATGAGATCCACCAGGACCAAGCCTGAACGCATCGTGGTTGAGGCTGCTGGGCACGTCGGCCACGTCTTCGCCTCCCGGCGGCCGGCGGCCGTTGCATCGGCGGCGCCTGCGGTCGTCCTGGTCCACGGGATCGGCGTCTCGCACCGGTATCTGCAACGGTTGCACCGGCACCTGGCGGCGTCGGTCGACACCTACTCGATCGATCTGCCCGGCTTCGCCGCCACTCCTACGCCGGCACACACGCTGAGCGTGGCCGAGCACGCGACGTACATCCTCGGTGCCCTTGAGCAGCTGGGAGTGCTGGAGTTCGTCTTCGTCGGACATTCCATGGGCACGCAGTTTGCAATTGAAGCCGCGCTGCAGCAGCCACACCGGATTCCTCACGTCGTGCTGATGGGCCCGGTGGTAAACGACGAGCGGCGCACCGTGGCGCAGCAAGCCCTGTCGCTCGGCCGGGACTGCCTGTTCTTCGAGAGCCCTTCCTCCAACGCCCTGGTCCTCACCGACTATCTTCGTTGCGGGCTGGTCTGGTACCTCAAGAACCTGCGGCTGATGCTGAATTACCGGATCGAGGACAGAATCCGGGGCGTCACGTCCCCCATCCTTGTGGTGCGCGGCGAACACGACCCGGTGGCGACGGCGAACTGGTGCCACCGGCTCGCGGCGCGGGCGGCCGACGCCCGGTGCCTGGAGATCGAGGGCACCGGCCACGTCGTCCAGCACAACAGGGCCGTCGAAGTTGCGCAGACCATCCTTGCTTTCGCCGGCGTCGGTGCCCCGGGAAGCGCAGCGGAGGAGTACACCTCGTGA
- a CDS encoding triacylglycerol lipase, with translation MSSLLQIAGWWAKDYVYAVGRQLRSAASRVSSDEFLSGTGRPVVVIPGIFEDWRFMLPLIRSLHDAGHPVHVVTVLQRNRLAVPKAAALIADYLRDRDLTDTLIVAHSKGGLIGKYTMMALDPDRRLVRMVAVASPFSGSRYAGFMLLPSLRALSPRNAVTLQLSREQRVNERVTSIYGLFDPHIPEGSVLPGARNVQLDTGGHFRILAHELTISTVLAEAAASAPPAPASAARGGDAGRAH, from the coding sequence GTGAGCAGCCTTCTCCAGATCGCCGGCTGGTGGGCCAAGGACTACGTCTATGCCGTCGGCCGGCAGCTGCGCAGCGCGGCCTCCAGAGTCAGCTCCGATGAGTTCCTCAGCGGCACCGGCCGGCCCGTCGTCGTCATCCCCGGCATCTTCGAGGACTGGCGTTTCATGTTGCCCCTGATCCGCAGCCTCCACGACGCCGGGCATCCCGTGCACGTGGTCACTGTGTTGCAGCGCAACCGCCTCGCGGTGCCTAAAGCAGCCGCCCTGATCGCCGACTATCTCCGCGACCGGGACCTCACGGACACCCTGATCGTGGCCCACAGCAAGGGCGGACTGATCGGCAAGTACACCATGATGGCACTGGATCCGGACCGGCGGCTGGTCCGGATGGTGGCCGTCGCCTCGCCGTTCTCCGGCTCACGGTACGCCGGGTTCATGCTCCTGCCGAGCCTGCGGGCACTGTCTCCGCGCAACGCGGTGACGCTGCAACTGTCCCGGGAGCAGAGGGTCAACGAAAGGGTCACGTCCATCTACGGGCTTTTCGACCCGCACATTCCGGAGGGCAGTGTCCTTCCCGGTGCGCGGAACGTGCAGCTGGACACCGGCGGCCACTTCCGGATCCTCGCCCACGAGCTCACCATCAGCACGGTGTTGGCGGAAGCGGCCGCGTCCGCTCCTCCCGCCCCTGCGTCGGCCGCCCGGGGTGGTGACGCCGGCCGGGCGCACTAG
- a CDS encoding GAF and ANTAR domain-containing protein: MATESSATSINEHMNQLVLNSADVEEFLCELARASARSLSEPGDEILCGVTLLRQRKAATVASSSPAAQAMDEIQYGFSDGSPCVTAALEQTAVHVEDLEAEERWPDFAATIREHGMRSIYAVPFLLDGETRAALNLYSHRPHRFDEPARELAGTFVNQTSMAVRLAVRFAHFSETATDLKATLETRTGIDVAVGIIMAQNRCSQDEAFELLKAASSARNVKLNVVAAGIVDALGQGPARTHFDG, encoded by the coding sequence GTGGCAACCGAGTCATCAGCAACATCGATCAATGAGCACATGAACCAGCTTGTGCTCAACAGCGCCGACGTTGAGGAATTCCTCTGCGAGCTGGCGCGGGCATCGGCCCGCAGCCTTTCAGAGCCCGGCGACGAAATCCTCTGCGGGGTTACACTGCTCCGTCAGCGGAAGGCAGCCACCGTGGCCAGCAGCAGCCCGGCCGCGCAGGCCATGGATGAGATCCAGTACGGCTTCAGCGACGGCAGCCCCTGCGTCACGGCCGCCCTAGAACAGACCGCCGTGCACGTTGAAGACCTCGAAGCCGAAGAGCGCTGGCCGGATTTCGCGGCCACCATCCGGGAACACGGCATGCGGTCAATTTACGCTGTCCCGTTCCTTCTGGACGGTGAAACCAGGGCGGCCTTGAACCTTTACTCACACCGCCCGCACCGCTTCGACGAACCGGCGCGTGAGCTGGCAGGTACCTTCGTGAACCAAACCTCCATGGCGGTTCGCTTGGCCGTGCGCTTTGCCCACTTCAGCGAAACTGCCACCGACCTCAAGGCGACGCTGGAGACGCGGACCGGAATTGACGTCGCGGTCGGCATCATCATGGCGCAGAACCGTTGCAGCCAGGACGAAGCCTTCGAACTGCTCAAGGCGGCGTCCAGCGCGCGTAACGTGAAGCTGAACGTTGTCGCCGCCGGAATTGTGGATGCCTTGGGCCAGGGTCCCGCGCGGACCCACTTCGACGGCTAG